In Candidatus Methylomirabilis limnetica, a single window of DNA contains:
- a CDS encoding cold-shock protein, with the protein MQGKVKWFNVTKRFGFVVRDDGGQDAFVHASDVEGGTTLKEGDTVEFDLGQDDSGRAKAVRVRVVQG; encoded by the coding sequence ATGCAAGGTAAGGTGAAGTGGTTCAACGTAACGAAGCGGTTCGGGTTCGTCGTGCGGGACGATGGGGGACAGGATGCGTTCGTCCACGCGAGTGACGTGGAGGGGGGTACCACGCTGAAGGAAGGCGACACGGTCGAGTTTGACCTGGGCCAGGATGATAGTGGCCGCGCGAAGGCGGTCCGGGTCCGGGTCGTACAGGGGTAA
- the dapF gene encoding diaminopimelate epimerase, giving the protein MDKLIFVKMSGSGNDFIVVDNRDDRLAVEPGTLAERICRRRISVGADGMILVESSSKADFRMRILNADGSEAEMCGNGARCVARFAEMLGIAGPHMTFETLAGIIHAQVVGSRVKLQMGRPQQIRLDQSIEVDGVAHHVHSINTGVPHAVLLCSDLEAIPVRALGREIRFHPAFQPAGTNVDFVTVLDTRTLVIRTYERGVEDETLACGTGTVAAALVAATLGMVSSPVEVRVRSGETLTVSFTRNGTEFHEVFFEGDVRLIYQGELMAEALSA; this is encoded by the coding sequence ATGGATAAGCTGATCTTTGTGAAGATGAGCGGAAGCGGGAACGATTTCATTGTGGTCGACAACCGCGATGACCGGCTCGCTGTCGAGCCCGGGACGCTGGCCGAGCGGATCTGCCGAAGGCGGATATCGGTTGGAGCGGATGGTATGATCCTGGTCGAATCGTCGTCGAAGGCGGATTTCCGAATGCGGATCCTGAACGCCGACGGCAGCGAGGCGGAGATGTGCGGCAATGGCGCTCGCTGCGTCGCCAGGTTCGCTGAGATGCTGGGGATCGCTGGACCCCACATGACCTTTGAAACGTTGGCCGGGATCATCCATGCCCAGGTGGTTGGTTCCAGGGTCAAGCTCCAGATGGGTCGGCCGCAGCAGATCCGCCTTGATCAATCGATCGAGGTGGATGGCGTTGCGCACCATGTCCACAGCATCAATACAGGGGTTCCTCATGCCGTCCTCTTGTGCTCGGACCTGGAGGCGATCCCGGTCAGAGCCCTGGGCCGCGAGATCAGGTTCCATCCGGCCTTTCAGCCGGCGGGAACCAATGTCGATTTTGTCACTGTCCTTGACACGCGGACGCTGGTCATTCGGACCTATGAACGCGGCGTCGAGGATGAGACGCTGGCCTGTGGCACGGGGACCGTCGCCGCCGCGCTGGTTGCGGCCACATTGGGGATGGTTTCTTCTCCGGTGGAGGTCAGGGTGAGGAGTGGCGAGACGCTTACTGTGTCGTTTACTAGGAATGGGACGGAATTTCACGAGGTCTTTTTCGAG
- the lysA gene encoding diaminopimelate decarboxylase: protein MHHFQYRGDHLMCEEVPIERIAEEVGTPFYLYSHATLTHHFQVFDQAFADIPHLVCFAMKANSNVATLKLFADLGSGADVVSGGELYRALRAGIPPSRIVFAGVGKTREEMGFALKSDILMFNVESPQELRLLNDVAGAMGTKARVALRINPDVDPNTHPYIATGLKKSKFGIDISLAMEEYRVAKELQHIEVVGVHQHIGSQITEIAPFVDSLVKVAGLIAELRDHGFAITYLDVGGGLGITYKDENPPVPRVFAEAMIAVIKDLGCTIVLEPGRVIVGNAGVLVTKVLYDKRTPAKHFIVVDAGMNDLIRPSLYGSFHSILPARQETGRETVVVDVVGPVCESGDFLAKDRSMPAPKPGELLVVMSAGAYGYTMSSNYNSRPRPPEIMVKGDRYFTIRERESYEDLIRNERLPEEL from the coding sequence ATGCATCATTTCCAGTATCGTGGCGATCACCTCATGTGCGAAGAGGTGCCGATCGAGCGGATAGCTGAGGAGGTCGGCACCCCGTTCTATTTGTATAGCCACGCGACGCTCACGCACCACTTCCAGGTCTTTGACCAGGCGTTCGCCGACATTCCCCACCTGGTCTGCTTCGCGATGAAGGCGAACTCCAACGTCGCGACCTTGAAGCTCTTCGCCGATCTTGGGAGCGGAGCCGATGTCGTGTCGGGTGGGGAGCTCTATCGTGCCTTGCGGGCCGGCATCCCGCCGAGCCGGATCGTCTTTGCGGGAGTGGGCAAGACCCGCGAGGAGATGGGGTTCGCCCTGAAGTCCGATATCCTGATGTTTAATGTGGAGTCTCCCCAAGAGCTTCGCCTGCTGAATGACGTAGCTGGGGCTATGGGGACGAAGGCGAGGGTGGCGCTACGGATCAACCCGGACGTCGATCCGAACACTCATCCGTATATCGCCACCGGGCTGAAGAAGAGCAAATTCGGCATCGACATCTCCTTGGCCATGGAGGAGTATCGGGTCGCCAAGGAACTGCAGCATATCGAGGTCGTTGGGGTCCATCAGCATATCGGTTCCCAGATCACCGAGATCGCGCCCTTTGTGGACAGCCTGGTCAAGGTTGCGGGACTGATCGCCGAGCTCCGGGATCATGGTTTCGCGATCACGTATCTGGATGTCGGCGGCGGGCTCGGGATCACCTATAAGGATGAAAATCCACCTGTGCCACGGGTCTTTGCGGAAGCTATGATTGCGGTCATCAAGGACCTGGGCTGCACCATCGTGCTGGAGCCCGGACGGGTGATTGTTGGGAATGCGGGGGTCCTGGTGACGAAGGTGCTCTACGACAAGCGCACTCCCGCCAAGCACTTTATCGTGGTTGATGCCGGGATGAACGATCTGATCCGTCCCAGTCTCTACGGCTCATTCCATTCCATCCTGCCCGCGCGGCAGGAGACAGGGAGGGAGACGGTGGTGGTCGATGTGGTGGGTCCCGTATGCGAGTCTGGAGATTTTCTGGCCAAGGACCGATCGATGCCGGCCCCGAAGCCAGGGGAGCTGTTGGTTGTGATGAGCGCTGGCGCCTACGGCTATACGATGTCATCCAACTACAATAGCCGGCCCCGGCCCCCGGAGATTATGGTGAAGGGCGATCGCTACTTCACGATCCGCGAACGGGAAAGCTACGAGGATCTGATCCGTAACGAGCGACTCCCTGAGGAGCTATAG